In Hemicordylus capensis ecotype Gifberg chromosome 13, rHemCap1.1.pri, whole genome shotgun sequence, a single window of DNA contains:
- the DNAJA3 gene encoding dnaJ homolog subfamily A member 3, mitochondrial isoform X2, which produces MAAVCASRWLRAAAVATVGAGGRRACGGREAPRLLLSLRLARWLSAGPAASAALLPRLARSSSGIQQRLLICAAPFHTGSIACAKEDFYQILGVPRNASQKEIKKAYYQLAKKYHPDTNKDDPKAKEKFSQLAEAYEVLGDEVKRKQYDTYGTAGFDPGSAGSGQQYWRGGPTVDPEELFRKIFGEFSGSSFGDFHTVFDQPQEYIMELTFTQAAKGVNKEIVVNINDSCQRCDGKGHEPGTKVQHCHYCNGTGMETINTGPFVMRSTCRRCGGRGSVMTTPCVLCRGSGQTKQKKTVMVPVPAGVEDGQTVRMPVGKREIFITFRVHKSPVFRRDGADIHSDLFISIAQAVLGGTARAPGLYETINITIPPGIQVDQNIRMSGKGIPRVNSYGYGDHYIHIKVKVPKRLTDRQRALMQSYAEDETEVEGTVNGVANTTSGKRSAGN; this is translated from the exons ATGGCGGCGGTGTGCGCCTCACGCTGGCTGAGGGCAGCAGCGGTGGCGACGGTGGGTGCCGGAGGGAGGCGCGCCTGCGGGGGCAGGGAAGCGCCGCGGCTGCTGCTGTCGCTCCGTCTGGCCCGCTGGCTGAGCGCGGGGCCGGCCGCCTCAGCCGCACTCCTGCCCCGCCTGGCCCGGAGCAGCTCTG GAATACAGCAGCGTCTCCTGATCTGTGCTGCCCCGTTTCATACTGGCTCCATAGCCTGCGCCAAAGAGGATTTTTACCAGATTTTGGGGGTGCCTCGAAATGCCAGCCAGAAGGAGATCAAAAAGGCCTATTATCAG cTTGCCAAGAAGTACCACCCTGACACAAATAAAGATGATCCTAAGGCAAAGGAGAAGTTTTCCCAGCTAGCTGAAGCCTATGAG GTCTTAGGTGATGAAGTAAAGCGGAAACAATATGATACTTATGGTACAGCTGGTTTTGACCCAGGCTCAGCAGGCTCTGGGCAGCAGTACTGGAGGGGAGGCCCAACTGTTGATCCAGAGGAGCTGTTTAGGAAGATCTTCGGAGAGTTCTCGGGTTCCTCTTTTGGAGACTTTCACACTGTCTTTGACCAGCCCCAAGAG TACATCATGGAGCTGACGTTCACTCAGGCTGCAAAGGGCGTTAACAAGGAGATTGTGGTGAACATCAACGACTCCTGCCAGCGCTGTGATGGCAAAGGGCATGAGCCGGGCACCAAAGTGCAGCACTGTCACTACTGCAATGGCACCGGCATG GAGACGATCAATACAGGTCCCTTTGTGATGCGCTCAACGTGTCGGCGGTGTGGCGGGCGTGGGTCAGTCATGACAACTCCCTGTGTGTTATGTCGAGGCTCTGGCCAGACCAAGCAGAAGAAGACAGTGATGGTCCCTGTTCCAGCAG GTGTGGAGGATGGGCAGACTGTCCGGATGCCTgtaggaaagagagaaattttcaTTACCTTccgg GTTCATAAGAGTCCCGTGTTCAGGAGAGACGGAGCAGATATCCACTCGGACCTCTTCATCTCAATCGCTCAAGCAGTCCTTGGAGGTACAGCCAGGGCTCCAGGTCTGTATGAGACCATCAACATCACG ATACCCCCAGGCATTCAAGTTGACCAGAATATTCGGATGAGTGGGAAGGGCATTCCCAGGGTTAACAGTTATGGTTATGGAGACCACTACATTCATATAAAGGTCAAAGTTCCAAA GAGGCTGACAGACCGCCAGCGAGCCTTGATGCAGAGCTATGCCGAGGATGAAACTGAGGTGGAAGGAACAGTGAACGGTGTCGCAAACACCACAAGTG GGAAGCGGTCTGCTGGTAACTAG
- the DNAJA3 gene encoding dnaJ homolog subfamily A member 3, mitochondrial isoform X1, producing the protein MAAVCASRWLRAAAVATVGAGGRRACGGREAPRLLLSLRLARWLSAGPAASAALLPRLARSSSGIQQRLLICAAPFHTGSIACAKEDFYQILGVPRNASQKEIKKAYYQLAKKYHPDTNKDDPKAKEKFSQLAEAYEVLGDEVKRKQYDTYGTAGFDPGSAGSGQQYWRGGPTVDPEELFRKIFGEFSGSSFGDFHTVFDQPQEYIMELTFTQAAKGVNKEIVVNINDSCQRCDGKGHEPGTKVQHCHYCNGTGMETINTGPFVMRSTCRRCGGRGSVMTTPCVLCRGSGQTKQKKTVMVPVPAGVEDGQTVRMPVGKREIFITFRVHKSPVFRRDGADIHSDLFISIAQAVLGGTARAPGLYETINITIPPGIQVDQNIRMSGKGIPRVNSYGYGDHYIHIKVKVPKRLTDRQRALMQSYAEDETEVEGTVNGVANTTSGGWGATRAGAGEDRPEAGDSKEGFLAKLKRMFSS; encoded by the exons ATGGCGGCGGTGTGCGCCTCACGCTGGCTGAGGGCAGCAGCGGTGGCGACGGTGGGTGCCGGAGGGAGGCGCGCCTGCGGGGGCAGGGAAGCGCCGCGGCTGCTGCTGTCGCTCCGTCTGGCCCGCTGGCTGAGCGCGGGGCCGGCCGCCTCAGCCGCACTCCTGCCCCGCCTGGCCCGGAGCAGCTCTG GAATACAGCAGCGTCTCCTGATCTGTGCTGCCCCGTTTCATACTGGCTCCATAGCCTGCGCCAAAGAGGATTTTTACCAGATTTTGGGGGTGCCTCGAAATGCCAGCCAGAAGGAGATCAAAAAGGCCTATTATCAG cTTGCCAAGAAGTACCACCCTGACACAAATAAAGATGATCCTAAGGCAAAGGAGAAGTTTTCCCAGCTAGCTGAAGCCTATGAG GTCTTAGGTGATGAAGTAAAGCGGAAACAATATGATACTTATGGTACAGCTGGTTTTGACCCAGGCTCAGCAGGCTCTGGGCAGCAGTACTGGAGGGGAGGCCCAACTGTTGATCCAGAGGAGCTGTTTAGGAAGATCTTCGGAGAGTTCTCGGGTTCCTCTTTTGGAGACTTTCACACTGTCTTTGACCAGCCCCAAGAG TACATCATGGAGCTGACGTTCACTCAGGCTGCAAAGGGCGTTAACAAGGAGATTGTGGTGAACATCAACGACTCCTGCCAGCGCTGTGATGGCAAAGGGCATGAGCCGGGCACCAAAGTGCAGCACTGTCACTACTGCAATGGCACCGGCATG GAGACGATCAATACAGGTCCCTTTGTGATGCGCTCAACGTGTCGGCGGTGTGGCGGGCGTGGGTCAGTCATGACAACTCCCTGTGTGTTATGTCGAGGCTCTGGCCAGACCAAGCAGAAGAAGACAGTGATGGTCCCTGTTCCAGCAG GTGTGGAGGATGGGCAGACTGTCCGGATGCCTgtaggaaagagagaaattttcaTTACCTTccgg GTTCATAAGAGTCCCGTGTTCAGGAGAGACGGAGCAGATATCCACTCGGACCTCTTCATCTCAATCGCTCAAGCAGTCCTTGGAGGTACAGCCAGGGCTCCAGGTCTGTATGAGACCATCAACATCACG ATACCCCCAGGCATTCAAGTTGACCAGAATATTCGGATGAGTGGGAAGGGCATTCCCAGGGTTAACAGTTATGGTTATGGAGACCACTACATTCATATAAAGGTCAAAGTTCCAAA GAGGCTGACAGACCGCCAGCGAGCCTTGATGCAGAGCTATGCCGAGGATGAAACTGAGGTGGAAGGAACAGTGAACGGTGTCGCAAACACCACAAGTG GTGGCTGGGGTGCGACTAGAGCGGGGGCAGGCGAGGACAGGCCTGAGGCGGGGGACAGCAAGGAGGGATTCCTAGCTAAACTTAAGAGAATGTTCAGCTCCTGA
- the HMOX2 gene encoding heme oxygenase 2 codes for MSSEVTEGPDEPENLSYEETEDDNDVSPTDLSELLKEGTKESHDQAENTQFVKDFLKGRIKRELFKLGTAALYFTYSALEEEMERNQEQPTFAPLYFPLELHRKEALAKDLEYFYGADWREKIQCSEATQCYVDRIHHVGQQEPELLVAHAYTRYMGDLSGGQVLKKVAQRALKLPSTGEGVQFYTFEHISNPQQFKQFYRARLNALDLDKGTKERVVQEANKAFEFNMQVFDELDKIGALLTEEAQDGGLPAHDGKGDLRKCPYYASKLADAEGSGCPCHLAMAMLQEPTVQLVLAACAAMAAVLAAWYVM; via the exons ATGTCGTCTGAAGTGACAGAGGGGCCGGATGAGCCTGAGAACCTCTCTTATGAGGAGACAGAGGACGACAACGATGTCAG CCCCACGGACTTGTCTGAGCTGCTCAAGGAAGGGACCAAGGAGTCACACGACCAGGCCGAGAACACTCAGTTTGTGAAAGACTTCCTGAAAGGCCGCATCAAGAGGGAGCTCTTCAAG CTGGGCACAGCCGCCCTCTACTTCACGTACTCCGCCCTGGAGGAAGAGATGGAGCGCAACCAGGAGCAGCCGACTTTTGCCCCGCTCTATTTCCCCCTGGAGCTGCACCGCAAGGAGGCCCTGGCCAAAGACCTGGAGTATTTCTACGGGGCAGACTGGCGGGAGAAGATCCAGTGCTCGGAGGCCACGCAGTGCTACGTGGACCGGATCCACCACGTTGGGCAGCAGGAGCCCGAGCTGCTGGTGGCCCACGCCTACACCCGCTACATGGGGGACCTCTCCGGAGGGCAGGTGCTGAAGAAGGTGGCGCAGCGGGCACTCAAGCTGCCCAGCACCGGCGAGGGGGTCCAGTTCTACACGTTCGAGCACATCTCCAACCCGCAGCAGTTCAAGCAGTTCTACAGGGCCCGGCTCAACGCCCTGGACTTGGACAAGGGGACCAAGGAGCGGGTGGTCCAGGAGGCCAACAAGGCCTTTGAATTCAATATGCAG GTTTTTGACGAACTGGACAAGATCGGGGCTTTGTTAACCGAAGAAGCCCAAGACGGCGGCCTCCCAGCACATGATGGGAAAGGAGACCTGCGCAAGTGTCCCTACTACGCTTCTAAGCTAG ctGACGCGGAGGGCTCTGGCTGCCCCTGCCACCTCGCCATGGCCATGCTGCAGGAGCCCACCGTCCAGCTGGTCCTGGCGGCCTGTGCCGCTATGGCTGCCGTCCTTGCTGCCTGGTACGTGATGTGA